A single genomic interval of Pithys albifrons albifrons isolate INPA30051 chromosome 11, PitAlb_v1, whole genome shotgun sequence harbors:
- the SFT2D3 gene encoding vesicle transport protein SFT2C, which produces MADLGRQLHEYLAQSKAAAAAPSAGPAPPPLGDSPAEAAPSGGPRAWLGALSPAWPWAGEAEPCLAGLSRWQRLSGAALCALLAALCFALAALCAPLLLLRGRRFALLWSLGSLCALGAAALLRGPAALLRERGRGAALYLAALCGTLYAALGLRSTALTLLGAAAQLAIAAAALIALLPGGAAGLRRLAGLLRAALSRQGKALPL; this is translated from the coding sequence ATGGCGGACCTGGGCCGGCAGCTGCACGAGTACCTCGCTCAGTCTAAggccgctgccgccgcccccAGCGCgggccccgcgccgccgcccctGGGCGACTCTCCGGCGGAGGCGGCGCCGAGCGGCGGGCCGCGGGCCTGGCTGGGCGCGCTGAGCCCGGCGTGGCCGTGGGCGGGCGAGGCGGAGCCGTGTCTGGCGGGGCTGTCGCGGTGGCAGCGGCTGTCGGGCGCGGCGCTGTGCGCGCTGCTGGCCGCGCTGTGCTTCGCGCTGGCCGCGCTGTGCgcgccgctgctgctgctgcgcgGCCGCCGCTTCGCGCTGCTCTGGTCGCTCGGGTCGCTGTGCGCGCTCGGGGCGGCCGCGCTGCTGCGGGGGCCGGCGGCGCTGCTGCGGGAGCGCGGCCGCGGGGCAGCGCTGTACCTGGCGGCGCTGTGCGGGACGCTGTACGCCGCGCTGGGGCTGCGCAGCACCGCGCTCACCCTGCTGGGCGCCGCCGCTCAGCTCGCCATCGCCGCCGCCGCGCTGATCGCCCTCCTGCCCGGCGGCGCCGCCGGCCTGCGCCgcttggcagggctgctgcgAGCCGCGCTCAGCCGGCAGGGCAAGGCGCTGCCCCTGTGA